A single Bacillus sp. OxB-1 DNA region contains:
- a CDS encoding hydantoinase B/oxoprolinase family protein — translation MNPVTVTAPEGTVVNPRLPAPCGHATACVGAEIAEAVLEAISQCAPTRVGVNAHKLPLAYSHGKYDDGKPWVNLNFYDYTGGAGAAYETDGWGLYPPVMTGVILPSIEMNEVQYPSRVLKHEYMSDFTGVGKWRGTPGLDVQIQHLKESSTSVMMAGVRNTTKGYCEGKNAPSNKVIVNYGTAEAQIIEETAFEVKMPAEGIIQFYRAGGGGWGDPLERDPAKVLDDVLNEFVSMESSLHDYGVVIDPKTRTIDVAETKRVRASRNS, via the coding sequence ATGAACCCTGTTACGGTGACGGCACCGGAAGGGACAGTAGTGAATCCTCGTCTGCCAGCGCCATGCGGCCATGCCACAGCATGTGTCGGGGCGGAAATTGCGGAAGCTGTACTGGAAGCGATCTCCCAATGTGCCCCAACGAGGGTGGGAGTCAATGCCCACAAGCTGCCGCTGGCCTATTCCCATGGAAAATACGATGATGGCAAACCGTGGGTCAATCTGAATTTCTACGACTATACAGGCGGTGCGGGCGCGGCCTATGAGACAGACGGTTGGGGCCTTTATCCACCTGTCATGACGGGTGTTATCCTTCCGTCGATTGAAATGAATGAAGTACAATATCCAAGCCGTGTCTTGAAACATGAATACATGAGCGACTTTACAGGGGTCGGAAAGTGGAGAGGTACGCCTGGCTTGGATGTGCAAATTCAGCATCTCAAAGAGAGTTCCACCAGTGTCATGATGGCGGGTGTCCGGAATACGACAAAAGGATATTGCGAGGGCAAGAACGCGCCGTCGAATAAAGTGATCGTCAATTACGGAACAGCCGAAGCGCAGATAATAGAAGAAACCGCGTTTGAAGTGAAGATGCCGGCAGAGGGAATCATCCAATTCTACCGGGCTGGCGGCGGTGGCTGGGGAGATCCTTTGGAACGAGATCCGGCCAAAGTGCTGGATGACGTGTTGAATGAATTTGTCAGCATGGAATCCTCGCTGCATGACTATGGCGTTGTCATCGATCCGAAAACCCGTACGATCGATGTTGCTGAAACAAAGCGTGTCCGGGCTTCCCGAAATTCCTAA
- a CDS encoding DUF6366 family protein: MDSKEKPQEKRERLRQEELKKNPMGSLHDALNRGSSGNLTDLTGGMGWKGTGILILVLILGFIIYKLITS; encoded by the coding sequence ATGGATTCAAAAGAAAAACCCCAGGAAAAAAGAGAACGGCTAAGACAAGAAGAATTAAAAAAAAACCCCATGGGTTCCTTGCATGATGCCTTAAACAGAGGGAGTAGTGGAAATTTAACTGATTTAACAGGTGGTATGGGTTGGAAAGGTACAGGTATATTAATTTTAGTGTTAATTTTGGGGTTTATTATTTACAAGTTAATTACAAGTTAA
- the ahpF gene encoding alkyl hydroperoxide reductase subunit F, whose product MILDADIKAQLDQYLKMMEGDVLLKVSAGDDKVSREMLELVNELATMSSRIEVERTELERTPSFSVNRIGEDTGVVFAGIPLGHEFTSLVLALLQVSGRAPKVDKKVIEQVKKIEDKLHFESYISLSCQNCPEVVQALNLMSVLNPNITHTMIDGAAYKEEVESKNILAVPTVYLNGEPFTNGRKTIEEILAELGSGPDASEFADKDPFDVLVVGGGPAGASAAIYAARKGIRTGIVAERFGGQILDTAAIENFISVNRTEGPKLAASLEEHVKDYNIDVMNLVRAKRLEKKDLIEIELENGAVLKSKSVILSTGARWRNIGVPGEAEFRNKGVAYCPHCDGPLFEGKDVAVIGGGNSGIEAAIDLAGITNHVTVLEFAPELKADSVLQDRLYSLPNVTVVKNAQTKEITGTDSVNGITYIDRDSGDEHHIELAGVFVQIGLVPNTDWLGDAVERNKFGEIVVDKRGATNVPGVFAAGDCSDSAYKQIIISMGSGATASLSAFDYLVRN is encoded by the coding sequence ATGATACTAGATGCAGATATAAAAGCACAATTAGACCAATATCTTAAAATGATGGAGGGCGATGTGCTGCTCAAAGTTAGCGCGGGAGATGATAAGGTTTCGCGTGAAATGCTGGAACTTGTGAATGAACTGGCCACCATGTCATCACGCATTGAAGTGGAGCGTACAGAGTTGGAAAGAACTCCGAGCTTTAGTGTCAATCGCATCGGTGAGGATACTGGAGTCGTTTTCGCTGGTATTCCGCTTGGACATGAATTCACTTCACTCGTCCTTGCTCTATTGCAAGTGAGCGGCAGGGCGCCAAAAGTGGATAAGAAAGTCATTGAGCAAGTGAAGAAGATCGAGGATAAGCTTCATTTTGAATCCTATATTAGCTTGAGCTGTCAAAACTGCCCGGAAGTGGTACAGGCACTTAACCTCATGAGCGTATTGAACCCAAACATTACGCACACGATGATTGACGGCGCAGCATATAAAGAAGAAGTGGAAAGCAAAAATATTCTTGCTGTCCCGACTGTATATTTGAATGGGGAGCCGTTCACAAACGGTCGGAAGACAATCGAAGAAATCTTGGCTGAACTCGGAAGCGGCCCGGACGCTTCAGAGTTTGCCGATAAAGATCCATTTGACGTACTCGTTGTCGGCGGAGGACCAGCTGGTGCGAGTGCTGCGATCTACGCGGCTCGTAAAGGGATTCGTACAGGAATTGTCGCTGAGCGTTTCGGCGGTCAGATTTTGGATACGGCTGCAATTGAGAACTTCATTAGTGTCAATCGCACGGAAGGTCCTAAACTGGCGGCTAGTCTTGAGGAGCACGTGAAAGACTATAATATCGACGTGATGAATTTGGTACGTGCGAAACGTTTGGAGAAGAAAGATCTCATTGAAATCGAATTGGAAAACGGTGCTGTTCTGAAGAGTAAATCCGTCATCCTTTCAACAGGAGCGCGCTGGCGCAATATCGGTGTACCGGGCGAGGCGGAATTCAGAAACAAAGGGGTTGCCTACTGTCCGCATTGTGACGGTCCGCTATTCGAAGGCAAGGATGTTGCAGTCATCGGTGGAGGTAACTCTGGTATTGAGGCGGCAATCGACCTTGCGGGAATCACCAACCATGTTACCGTCCTTGAATTCGCACCTGAACTGAAAGCCGATTCTGTTTTGCAAGATCGCCTGTACAGCTTGCCGAATGTCACTGTCGTGAAAAACGCTCAAACAAAGGAAATCACCGGTACGGATAGCGTAAACGGAATTACGTATATTGATCGTGATTCAGGTGACGAACACCATATCGAGCTAGCTGGTGTCTTCGTTCAAATCGGTCTAGTCCCTAACACGGATTGGCTCGGCGACGCAGTGGAACGCAATAAATTCGGTGAAATTGTTGTCGATAAGCGTGGCGCCACGAACGTCCCAGGCGTATTTGCTGCGGGAGACTGCTCCGATAGCGCATATAAACAAATCATTATTTCAATGGGATCCGGAGCGACTGCATCACTAAGCGCATTCGATTATCTCGTTCGAAACTAA
- the ahpC gene encoding alkyl hydroperoxide reductase subunit C, translating to MSLIGKEILPFKASAYNAGTGEFIEVTNEDLKGQWSIFCFYPADFTFVCPTELGDLQDQYATLKELGVEVYSVSTDTHFTHKAWHDHSDTISKLEYIMIGDPSQTITRNFDVLDEEAGLADRGTFIIDPDGVVQALEINAGGIGRDASILVDKIKAAQYVRNNPGEVCPAKWKEGEETLKPSLDLVGKI from the coding sequence ATGTCGTTAATCGGAAAAGAAATCCTGCCATTCAAAGCGTCGGCTTATAATGCAGGTACTGGTGAGTTCATCGAGGTTACTAATGAGGACTTGAAAGGCCAATGGAGTATCTTTTGCTTCTACCCAGCAGACTTTACATTTGTTTGCCCAACTGAACTTGGCGACCTTCAAGACCAATACGCAACACTAAAAGAGCTTGGCGTTGAAGTTTATTCCGTTTCTACGGACACACACTTTACACATAAAGCTTGGCATGATCACTCTGATACAATCAGCAAGCTCGAATACATTATGATCGGTGACCCTTCTCAAACAATTACACGCAACTTTGATGTGCTTGACGAAGAGGCTGGTCTTGCAGATCGCGGCACATTCATCATCGATCCGGATGGCGTTGTACAAGCACTTGAAATCAATGCGGGCGGAATCGGACGTGACGCAAGCATCCTAGTCGACAAAATCAAAGCGGCACAATATGTACGCAACAACCCAGGTGAAGTTTGCCCGGCGAAATGGAAAGAGGGCGAAGAAACCCTTAAACCGAGCCTTGACCTAGTAGGTAAAATTTAA
- the pduL gene encoding phosphate propanoyltransferase → MDRQWIEKVVADVTVHLRETVAAASPDIVIPVAVSARHVHLSLEDVGALFGEGYELTKRRELSQPGQFVSNETVVIAGPKGSLEHVRVLGPARKLTQAEISRTDAMKIGLRPPIRESGNIKGSASCTLIGPAGSVSLPEGLIIAQAHIHMSPRDAKNFGVIDGEFVTVEVSGERPLTIDKVLIRVSDRYRLEMHIDTDEANAGFIRSGAPGRIAAERTGIGKHN, encoded by the coding sequence ATGGACAGGCAATGGATTGAAAAAGTCGTCGCCGACGTGACGGTGCACCTTCGGGAGACTGTTGCAGCCGCATCGCCGGATATCGTGATTCCGGTTGCGGTGTCAGCTCGGCATGTTCACCTGTCCCTTGAGGATGTAGGAGCCCTGTTCGGCGAAGGATATGAGCTGACGAAACGCAGGGAATTATCCCAGCCGGGTCAGTTTGTTTCTAATGAAACCGTTGTAATTGCGGGACCGAAAGGGAGTCTGGAACATGTACGTGTTCTAGGTCCGGCCCGCAAGCTGACGCAGGCTGAAATCAGCCGGACCGATGCAATGAAAATCGGCCTTCGCCCGCCAATACGTGAATCTGGCAATATAAAAGGATCAGCGTCATGTACCCTTATTGGTCCCGCTGGAAGCGTATCTCTCCCAGAAGGGCTGATTATTGCCCAAGCCCATATTCATATGTCTCCTAGAGATGCGAAAAACTTTGGTGTGATCGATGGAGAATTTGTGACAGTAGAAGTTAGCGGTGAACGGCCGTTGACAATCGATAAAGTATTGATTCGTGTGTCCGATCGTTATCGCCTTGAAATGCACATCGATACTGACGAAGCAAATGCAGGATTTATAAGGTCTGGTGCCCCGGGACGGATTGCAGCCGAACGCACAGGCATTGGAAAGCACAACTAA
- the eutC gene encoding ethanolamine ammonia-lyase subunit EutC produces the protein MDIQEIVRKVMEELSKENELPKDNAVQETGEIINFPEERVQEVEEPHNAASIKRAQSISPARIGIGRAGTRMRTTSYLQFLIDHAAAQDAVLKDVSDDLLQEMDLHKLETKAKDMKTYLMDLDAGRKLSDESVAWLKENGDKGKEVQIIVCDGLSSSAVEANIRDLLPALMQGLQLKNISVAKPFFIKRGRVWVQDEVAAIVDCDLVISLIGERPGLNTDESLSAYMIYRPNENTVEADRTVISNIHKGGLASVEAGAHLSELIEQMLQAKCTGVSFARKSNLNL, from the coding sequence ATGGATATTCAAGAGATTGTTAGAAAAGTAATGGAAGAACTGTCGAAAGAAAACGAATTGCCGAAAGACAACGCCGTGCAAGAGACAGGAGAGATTATCAACTTTCCTGAGGAACGGGTTCAGGAAGTGGAGGAACCGCATAATGCTGCATCCATTAAGCGGGCCCAAAGTATTTCACCTGCCCGAATTGGAATTGGCCGAGCTGGGACCCGGATGCGGACGACAAGTTATTTACAATTCTTAATTGATCATGCAGCTGCACAGGATGCAGTTTTAAAAGATGTAAGTGATGATCTTCTTCAAGAAATGGATCTGCATAAACTGGAGACGAAAGCTAAGGATATGAAGACCTACTTGATGGATTTGGACGCTGGGCGAAAGTTGTCGGATGAATCCGTTGCGTGGTTAAAGGAGAATGGCGACAAAGGGAAAGAGGTCCAAATTATCGTGTGCGATGGACTAAGCTCCTCAGCTGTAGAAGCCAATATAAGGGATTTGCTTCCTGCTTTAATGCAAGGATTGCAGTTAAAAAATATTAGCGTCGCCAAACCGTTTTTTATTAAGCGAGGGCGCGTGTGGGTGCAGGACGAAGTCGCGGCCATCGTGGATTGCGACCTTGTCATTTCGTTAATAGGCGAACGACCAGGCTTAAATACCGATGAAAGCTTGAGTGCTTATATGATCTACCGGCCGAATGAAAACACGGTTGAGGCGGATCGGACTGTCATTTCCAATATTCATAAAGGCGGGCTTGCTTCAGTTGAGGCTGGTGCTCATTTGTCTGAGCTGATTGAGCAAATGCTTCAGGCTAAGTGCACAGGGGTTTCGTTTGCCAGGAAAAGCAATCTAAATTTGTAA
- a CDS encoding ethanolamine ammonia-lyase subunit EutB, with protein sequence MKLSCVVKGTHYSFTSVKDVLAKASEAKSGDVMARVAAESSLERMAAKVVLSEMQLKDIYENPVIPYETDEVTRLIYDDISETIYKEIQNWTVGELRNYILSHETGTDQLVKLSRGLTSEMISAVAKLMSSIDLVLASQKIRPQAHCNTTIGEPGRLAFRCQPNHPNDVPEGILYSIKEGLSYGAGDAVIGINPNVDTVESVKRILTLSHEFMEQWKIPTQNCVLAHITTQMDALKQGAPIALMFQSLAGTQKGNEAFGISKEIIDEGYEMMARYGTSAGPNFMYFETGQGSEVSLNADHGVDMQTLEARTYGYARHWKPFMVNNVSGFIGPETLYDGRQLIRADLEDVFMGKLHGLPMGIAPTYTNHMDADQNDQEVAGMLTALAGANFYMGVPGGDDVMLNYQDTSYHDDASLRELLGLRPLREFEKWMENMGLMENGKLTKRAGDLSIFD encoded by the coding sequence GTGAAATTATCCTGTGTAGTAAAAGGAACTCATTATTCGTTTACGTCGGTGAAAGATGTACTGGCCAAAGCAAGTGAAGCGAAATCAGGTGATGTCATGGCGCGGGTGGCGGCAGAATCATCGCTTGAGCGCATGGCGGCAAAAGTAGTGCTCAGCGAAATGCAGCTGAAAGATATTTATGAGAACCCTGTCATTCCATACGAGACGGATGAAGTGACCCGTCTAATTTATGATGATATTAGTGAGACGATTTACAAAGAGATTCAAAACTGGACAGTTGGAGAACTGAGAAATTATATTCTTTCCCATGAAACCGGTACGGATCAACTCGTGAAACTTTCGAGAGGCTTGACAAGTGAAATGATTTCGGCTGTTGCCAAGCTCATGTCGAGTATTGACCTTGTATTGGCTTCACAGAAAATAAGACCTCAAGCTCATTGCAATACGACAATCGGGGAACCGGGCCGCCTGGCATTCCGCTGCCAACCCAATCATCCGAATGACGTGCCGGAAGGAATCTTGTATTCCATTAAAGAAGGCTTGTCTTACGGAGCGGGCGATGCGGTGATCGGCATTAACCCGAATGTGGATACGGTCGAGTCAGTCAAAAGGATTTTGACCTTGTCACATGAATTTATGGAGCAATGGAAAATACCAACTCAAAACTGTGTGCTGGCCCATATCACGACCCAAATGGATGCCTTGAAACAAGGCGCACCTATTGCACTGATGTTTCAAAGCTTAGCCGGTACACAAAAGGGAAATGAAGCATTTGGCATATCGAAAGAAATCATTGATGAAGGTTATGAGATGATGGCTCGCTATGGTACATCAGCAGGACCGAACTTTATGTACTTTGAGACAGGACAAGGCTCGGAAGTATCGTTAAATGCCGACCATGGTGTAGATATGCAGACGCTGGAAGCGAGAACTTATGGGTATGCACGTCACTGGAAGCCATTCATGGTGAATAACGTTTCCGGGTTTATTGGACCAGAAACACTTTATGATGGGCGCCAGTTAATCAGGGCCGATCTGGAAGATGTATTTATGGGGAAATTGCATGGCTTGCCAATGGGCATCGCCCCGACTTACACGAATCATATGGATGCCGATCAAAATGATCAAGAAGTAGCTGGTATGTTAACCGCATTGGCAGGAGCAAATTTCTACATGGGTGTACCAGGTGGAGATGATGTGATGCTGAACTATCAAGATACAAGCTATCACGACGATGCTAGTTTGCGCGAGCTTCTTGGGCTGCGTCCGCTTCGCGAATTTGAAAAATGGATGGAAAATATGGGCTTGATGGAGAACGGTAAACTGACCAAACGAGCAGGAGACTTATCGATCTTTGACTAA
- a CDS encoding ferredoxin reductase, whose protein sequence is MAQDKISVIVEEIKEETPLVKSFKLTSADGYELPMFSGGSHITTYIDPPNQETLVRTYSLINNSKKTRYYQIAIQLNDKSQGGAFYWHHHVKRGDRLEISYPSNYFLLSFQAKHHVFFATGIGITPFLSMIEDIEHTSETFELHYAAKSKNKCAFYHFLKTNYPDQVNFYFSEDGNRMSKDLLENQPIGSHVYFCGTEEMINEFSKTARALGYPEKSIHFY, encoded by the coding sequence ATGGCACAAGACAAGATCAGCGTGATTGTAGAAGAAATTAAAGAAGAAACGCCTCTCGTGAAGTCTTTTAAGCTAACCTCTGCAGATGGCTATGAGCTACCTATGTTTAGTGGAGGTTCACACATTACTACCTATATTGATCCTCCGAATCAAGAAACACTCGTACGCACCTATTCATTGATCAACAATTCCAAGAAAACAAGATACTATCAAATTGCGATTCAGTTAAATGACAAATCCCAAGGCGGGGCTTTTTATTGGCATCATCACGTGAAGCGGGGTGATCGTTTAGAAATTAGTTATCCGAGTAATTATTTTCTCCTTAGTTTTCAAGCGAAGCATCATGTGTTTTTTGCGACGGGCATTGGGATTACCCCTTTTTTATCCATGATAGAAGACATCGAACACACCAGTGAAACATTTGAGCTGCACTATGCCGCCAAATCTAAAAATAAGTGTGCCTTTTATCATTTCCTCAAAACAAATTATCCAGATCAGGTGAACTTCTATTTTTCGGAAGACGGAAATAGAATGAGCAAGGACCTGCTGGAAAACCAACCAATCGGCTCACATGTGTATTTCTGTGGAACAGAGGAAATGATCAATGAATTTTCCAAAACTGCTAGAGCATTAGGTTATCCTGAGAAAAGTATTCATTTCTATTAA
- a CDS encoding Lrp/AsnC family transcriptional regulator, protein MDELDIHLIKLLQLDGRLSLTELSKKISLSRPSVAERLKRLQEKGIIEGFFALVPPAAVGRKLLVMVELSEIRVLGHEFERMIVNEPDVIECHRATGHVHYYIKAALNGMDDLTKLIENLTPYGNTRTSILLGTPLVRRVILPSDQLET, encoded by the coding sequence ATGGATGAATTGGATATTCATTTAATAAAACTATTACAGTTGGATGGACGACTCTCCCTAACTGAGTTATCAAAGAAAATTTCGCTCAGTCGTCCAAGTGTCGCGGAAAGGTTAAAAAGACTTCAAGAAAAAGGAATCATTGAAGGCTTTTTTGCCCTGGTCCCTCCAGCTGCGGTGGGAAGAAAATTATTGGTCATGGTCGAATTAAGTGAGATACGGGTATTAGGACACGAGTTTGAGCGAATGATTGTCAATGAGCCTGATGTTATTGAATGCCATCGAGCGACGGGACATGTTCATTACTATATAAAGGCCGCGTTAAACGGAATGGACGATTTGACAAAACTGATTGAAAATCTAACCCCTTATGGGAATACCAGAACTTCTATTTTATTGGGCACACCGCTGGTCAGACGTGTTATATTACCTAGTGACCAGCTTGAAACATAA
- the speB gene encoding agmatinase, which produces MKNRVDIPAVGICSFGRNSICTDLDQLDADVAIIGVPYDMGTAYRAGARLAPRRIREASTLGNNEEGFYDHERNEVFLKGVKIVDCGDVDILHGDLTYSFKNIEEDVRKIVKKGALPVVIGGDHSITAAIGKGLNQVGDFCVIQIDAHLDWSDAPGGQKLGQGSPMRRLSEMDYVNGMAQLGIRGVGSSYKKDFEDANEYGSVIKSVKQIREIGIHNIGDYIPDAERYYITLDIDGLDPSIAPGTGTPSAGGFLFHEIQTILETIANKGEVIGFDLVEVAPDYDPSGITSHLAQQLINEFLGFIFKAKEKRYQLSQNEVNLV; this is translated from the coding sequence ATGAAGAACAGAGTAGATATTCCAGCTGTAGGTATTTGTAGTTTTGGTAGAAATTCAATTTGCACTGATTTGGATCAACTTGATGCAGATGTTGCGATTATCGGTGTACCGTATGATATGGGAACTGCTTACAGAGCAGGTGCTAGGCTTGCTCCTAGAAGAATCCGAGAAGCGTCCACATTAGGGAATAACGAAGAAGGGTTTTATGACCATGAAAGAAATGAAGTGTTTCTAAAAGGAGTTAAAATCGTCGATTGTGGAGATGTCGACATACTCCATGGGGACCTAACGTACAGCTTTAAAAACATCGAGGAAGATGTTCGAAAAATTGTTAAAAAAGGTGCGCTTCCTGTCGTAATAGGTGGAGATCACTCCATCACAGCAGCCATTGGAAAAGGCCTGAATCAGGTTGGAGATTTTTGTGTGATCCAAATTGATGCACATCTGGATTGGTCAGATGCTCCTGGTGGTCAAAAGCTGGGTCAGGGTAGCCCAATGAGAAGATTATCAGAGATGGATTATGTGAATGGAATGGCGCAGCTTGGTATCAGGGGGGTTGGAAGTAGTTACAAAAAAGATTTTGAAGATGCCAACGAATATGGAAGCGTTATCAAATCAGTCAAACAAATACGAGAAATAGGTATCCATAATATCGGTGACTACATTCCGGATGCAGAAAGATATTATATTACATTGGATATTGACGGACTTGACCCTTCCATTGCACCAGGGACGGGAACCCCTTCGGCCGGTGGTTTTTTATTTCACGAGATTCAAACCATCTTGGAAACGATTGCAAATAAGGGAGAAGTGATCGGGTTTGATCTGGTAGAAGTCGCACCTGATTATGATCCTTCGGGAATTACTAGTCATCTAGCCCAACAACTTATTAATGAATTTTTAGGTTTTATTTTTAAGGCAAAAGAAAAGAGATATCAATTGTCGCAAAACGAAGTCAATTTGGTTTAG
- a CDS encoding cytosine permease produces MVDFKLTEKHDLYNKDLRPYTYKERNITPLTLGVTWFGMSVQLGVFLVSGQLVDILSLSQIVIALIAGLTLCWGVSVLISDIGIRYGISFATSITLSFGYKGGHFAGLIRLVPSVFWAGFNTWIAGMALNEIFKLTIGFNSLFISMGIIAICTVLLVFYGAKFVAIFNWFVSPVLLIMGIYLLYMILKINDANLNEVMAMGATTGGIKEIVFATMVIAGGWIMVVAGFNDITRECKTNEESTKTWLKGNVKFSIAQFWGLIPASVLFGYIGAVSKALTGNGNPIEVITQTVGQSSTSIVILCQFFIILALLSTNAGANVLGSAYIVCSMLNKKVNLRLAATGVVAVALIAQPWNAAESISNAMGIMASLIAPIAGIIITDYYLIRKRIINLDDLYYSKGEYQYFKGSNPIAFIAYALGVVASIFSWSYMLLVAFLVSGITYYYLTKFRALKSYSKDINQNAYNLED; encoded by the coding sequence ATGGTAGATTTCAAATTAACTGAAAAGCACGACTTATATAACAAAGATTTAAGGCCCTACACGTATAAAGAAAGAAATATTACTCCTTTAACTTTGGGAGTTACTTGGTTTGGAATGTCTGTCCAACTTGGTGTCTTTCTAGTTAGTGGCCAACTAGTTGATATCTTATCCTTAAGTCAGATAGTCATTGCTTTGATAGCCGGATTAACGCTATGTTGGGGAGTCTCCGTATTAATCAGTGATATAGGTATTAGATATGGTATTTCATTTGCAACAAGCATCACATTGTCCTTCGGTTATAAGGGAGGACATTTTGCAGGGCTAATCAGATTAGTTCCTTCCGTTTTTTGGGCGGGCTTTAATACTTGGATAGCCGGGATGGCACTTAATGAAATTTTTAAACTGACTATCGGGTTTAATAGCCTGTTTATATCAATGGGTATAATCGCTATATGTACAGTGTTACTAGTGTTCTATGGTGCTAAATTCGTCGCAATTTTTAACTGGTTTGTCTCTCCTGTACTTTTAATCATGGGAATATACCTCTTGTATATGATATTAAAAATAAATGACGCGAATTTGAATGAAGTGATGGCAATGGGTGCAACAACCGGCGGTATTAAGGAAATTGTTTTTGCCACAATGGTTATTGCAGGTGGATGGATTATGGTGGTAGCTGGTTTTAATGATATAACAAGAGAATGTAAAACAAATGAAGAAAGCACAAAAACATGGCTTAAAGGCAATGTGAAGTTTTCAATTGCACAATTTTGGGGGCTCATACCGGCTTCCGTCTTATTTGGATATATCGGTGCCGTTTCTAAAGCGCTAACCGGAAACGGAAATCCAATTGAAGTCATTACACAAACAGTTGGTCAGAGTTCGACCAGTATCGTGATCCTGTGTCAGTTCTTCATTATTTTGGCGCTATTATCTACAAATGCCGGGGCAAATGTTTTAGGATCTGCTTATATCGTCTGCAGTATGCTGAATAAGAAGGTAAACTTAAGGCTTGCTGCGACTGGTGTGGTGGCAGTGGCTTTAATCGCCCAGCCATGGAATGCAGCCGAGTCGATTTCAAATGCCATGGGTATTATGGCGAGTTTAATAGCGCCTATAGCAGGTATTATCATAACGGATTATTATTTGATAAGGAAGCGAATCATAAATCTCGATGATCTTTATTATTCTAAGGGAGAATATCAATACTTTAAAGGAAGCAACCCTATCGCATTCATTGCCTATGCACTAGGCGTAGTAGCCTCCATTTTCTCTTGGAGTTATATGTTGTTGGTCGCTTTCCTAGTATCCGGAATCACCTATTACTATCTAACAAAGTTTCGGGCCTTGAAAAGTTATTCAAAAGATATCAACCAAAATGCTTATAACTTAGAAGATTGA
- a CDS encoding aspartate/glutamate racemase family protein, which produces MKIKIINPDVNEEITAMMKESAKAVASKETVITCTNPAAGPKSIDNAFTKEIACYHILEEIIKSEKEGSYDGYVIGCFADPAVHAARELTDKPVVGIGESSIMLARFVSENFSIITVGPWSRWVYKEVVSKCNAANRLASLRSPVIASADSFTNRDYVKELIIRESRNAIEEDFAEVIILGCGVMTGLAKEMEEIVKVPVIDPVAAGVKVVESLIGLGLHNSKIYSYKTPQNPELINVPGLLNL; this is translated from the coding sequence ATGAAAATAAAAATCATTAATCCTGATGTGAATGAGGAAATCACCGCTATGATGAAAGAATCCGCTAAAGCGGTGGCTAGCAAAGAAACGGTCATTACTTGCACGAATCCTGCAGCAGGACCCAAATCTATAGATAATGCCTTTACTAAAGAAATCGCATGTTATCATATTTTGGAAGAGATAATCAAGTCGGAAAAAGAAGGATCCTATGACGGTTATGTGATTGGATGTTTTGCAGACCCAGCCGTTCATGCAGCCAGGGAACTCACAGATAAACCTGTGGTAGGAATTGGGGAGTCCTCCATAATGTTGGCTAGATTCGTTAGTGAAAACTTCTCAATCATCACGGTCGGTCCATGGTCCAGATGGGTTTATAAAGAAGTGGTATCTAAATGTAATGCTGCAAATAGATTAGCCTCTCTAAGGTCACCTGTTATTGCTTCGGCGGATTCGTTTACTAATCGCGATTATGTAAAAGAATTAATTATTAGGGAATCTAGAAATGCTATAGAAGAGGATTTTGCAGAAGTTATCATTTTAGGTTGTGGAGTAATGACAGGACTCGCTAAGGAAATGGAAGAAATCGTAAAAGTCCCGGTGATCGACCCGGTAGCCGCAGGTGTAAAAGTAGTGGAGTCCCTTATAGGATTAGGCCTTCACAATAGTAAGATATACTCTTATAAAACTCCACAAAACCCGGAATTAATTAATGTACCTGGATTATTAAATTTATGA